One genomic region from Parerythrobacter aestuarii encodes:
- a CDS encoding ABC transporter ATP-binding protein, translating to MSEPILEIEGLSKTYPGGLRALENVDLTIRKGEIFALLGPNGAGKTTLIGSVCGLVRPTGGTIRAFGYDMATHWRKARSRIGLVPQELSTDMFEPVIRAVSYSRGLFGLSPDKARIEEILRSLSLWEKRDERIMALSGGMKRRVLIAKALAHEPDLLFLDEPTAGVDVELRKGMWQIVGEMRNRGVTIILTTHYIEEAELMADRVGIINGGKLLMVDDKDAMMGRLGRTEAHIALAAPLAALPDALSDFPLELENDGHSLCYRGGDGTGKGKAEVAAVAKALVAAGIDFTGIETRESSLEDIFVSLLGEEASV from the coding sequence ATGTCGGAACCGATCCTCGAAATCGAGGGACTGTCAAAGACCTATCCTGGCGGGTTAAGGGCGCTCGAAAACGTTGACCTTACCATTCGCAAGGGTGAAATCTTTGCTCTGCTGGGACCCAACGGTGCAGGCAAGACCACCTTGATCGGGTCAGTCTGCGGCCTAGTGCGTCCGACCGGCGGCACAATCCGCGCTTTCGGCTATGACATGGCAACGCACTGGCGCAAGGCGCGCAGCCGGATCGGCTTGGTGCCGCAGGAACTTTCGACCGACATGTTCGAACCGGTTATCCGCGCCGTCAGCTATTCGCGTGGTCTTTTCGGCCTCTCTCCTGACAAGGCACGGATCGAGGAGATATTGCGTTCGCTGAGCCTGTGGGAAAAGCGCGACGAACGCATCATGGCGCTTTCGGGCGGGATGAAGCGACGTGTGTTGATAGCAAAGGCGTTGGCACATGAGCCTGACCTGTTGTTCCTCGACGAGCCTACCGCCGGGGTCGACGTCGAGCTACGCAAGGGCATGTGGCAGATCGTCGGCGAAATGCGCAACCGCGGCGTGACCATCATCCTTACGACGCATTACATCGAGGAAGCGGAGCTGATGGCCGACCGGGTCGGGATCATCAACGGCGGCAAGCTGCTGATGGTCGATGACAAGGATGCCATGATGGGCCGGCTCGGGCGGACCGAGGCGCATATTGCGCTTGCCGCACCGCTCGCTGCGCTGCCCGATGCGCTGTCGGACTTCCCGCTGGAACTGGAGAATGACGGCCACTCGCTATGCTATCGCGGCGGGGACGGTACCGGTAAAGGCAAGGCCGAAGTGGCCGCCGTTGCCAAGGCACTGGTGGCCGCTGGGATCGACTTTACCGGCATCGAGACCCGTGAAAGCAGCCTAGAGGACATCTTCGTCTCGCTCCTGGGCGAGGAGGCTTCGGTATGA
- a CDS encoding ABC transporter permease encodes MINFRSTWSIYERELFRFLRTAFQSVLAPVLTTSLYFIVFGAAIGGRMPDLGGVDYAAFIIPGLLMLTLLGETTSNSSFGIYMPKFTGTIYELLSAPVGVAETLIGFVGAAATKSLILATIILLTARLFVDYSIAHPLLAMGYIVLVAAAFSLFGFILGIWADNFEKLGIIPMLFLTPLTFLGGTFYSIEMLPKPWDQLALANPIVYLVSGLRWTFYGSSDVDIRISFAITLAFLAICVGIIAWIFKTGWRLRS; translated from the coding sequence ATGATCAATTTCCGTTCCACCTGGTCGATTTACGAGCGCGAGCTGTTTCGCTTCCTGCGCACGGCGTTCCAGTCGGTGCTGGCACCTGTGTTGACCACCTCGCTCTATTTCATCGTGTTCGGCGCTGCCATCGGCGGGCGCATGCCCGACCTGGGCGGGGTTGACTACGCCGCTTTCATTATCCCCGGCCTGCTGATGCTGACCTTGCTAGGCGAGACCACCAGCAATTCGAGCTTTGGCATCTATATGCCTAAATTCACGGGGACAATTTACGAACTTCTCTCAGCTCCGGTGGGCGTGGCGGAGACGCTGATCGGTTTTGTGGGAGCCGCCGCAACCAAGAGCCTGATCCTCGCCACCATCATCTTGCTGACCGCGCGCCTGTTCGTGGATTACAGCATTGCCCATCCCTTGCTTGCGATGGGCTACATCGTGCTGGTCGCCGCCGCCTTCAGCCTGTTTGGCTTTATCTTGGGCATATGGGCCGATAATTTCGAGAAGCTCGGCATTATTCCCATGCTTTTCCTGACCCCGCTGACATTCCTTGGCGGGACATTCTATTCCATCGAGATGCTGCCCAAACCGTGGGACCAGCTCGCGCTCGCCAACCCGATTGTCTACCTCGTAAGCGGGCTGCGCTGGACCTTTTACGGCAGTTCCGATGTCGATATCCGTATCTCGTTTGCGATTACCCTGGCTTTCCTTGCGATATGCGTCGGGATCATTGCCTGGATCTTCAAGACTGGCTGGCGGCTGCGCAGCTGA
- a CDS encoding outer membrane protein, with protein sequence MNTKFLPATAAVAASLAFATPAFAQDSDSGAEPFVGASIGYHDIGAGIPDDDGMIYGAVAGVDVPVSKTFFIGAEANYHFGDGAIDSEYGVAARAGVKLKGGTKLYVKGGYQEVDFDLASILGAPVPAGLDDTDGDYLVGVGADIALGESPVSLRLNADTIAFDSTRITAGVLYKF encoded by the coding sequence ATGAATACCAAATTTCTCCCGGCAACTGCCGCAGTTGCTGCATCGCTCGCGTTCGCTACCCCCGCGTTCGCACAGGACTCCGACAGTGGCGCAGAGCCGTTCGTTGGTGCCTCCATCGGTTATCATGACATTGGGGCCGGTATCCCCGACGATGACGGCATGATCTACGGTGCCGTAGCCGGGGTCGATGTCCCGGTCAGCAAGACGTTCTTCATCGGCGCGGAAGCAAATTACCACTTCGGCGACGGCGCGATCGACAGTGAGTATGGCGTCGCTGCCCGGGCCGGCGTCAAGCTCAAGGGTGGCACCAAGCTCTACGTTAAGGGCGGCTACCAGGAAGTCGACTTCGACCTCGCCTCCATCCTCGGCGCTCCTGTCCCGGCCGGTCTCGACGACACCGATGGCGATTATCTGGTCGGTGTCGGCGCTGATATTGCGCTCGGCGAGTCGCCCGTGAGCCTGCGCCTCAACGCGGATACCATCGCATTTGATTCGACCCGGATCACCGCAGGCGTTCTCTACAAGTTCTAA
- the tgt gene encoding tRNA guanosine(34) transglycosylase Tgt → MSTRFSFSIHATDGKARTGLIRMQRGDIRTPAFMPVGTAATVKAMKPESVRAAGADIILGNTYHLMLRPGAERVARLGGLHKFMNWDRPILTDSGGYQVMSLSDLRKLSEQGVEFRSHIDGSKHMLTPERSMEIQRLLGSDIVMAFDECPRADQPRDMIARSMELSMRWARRSRDGFDAGKEHAERAALFGIQQGALDEGLRRESAQKLTEIGFDGYAIGGLAVGEGQEAMFATLDFAPGQLPDDRPRYLMGVGKPDDLVGAVERGVDMFDCVLPSRSGRNGQAFTWNGPLNLRNARFAEDQEPLDSRCQCPTCSTYSRAYLHHLVKSQEILGAMLMTDHNIGFYQQLMQAMRDAISDARFGAFAAQFRQEYLNRED, encoded by the coding sequence ATGAGCACGCGCTTCTCTTTCTCGATCCACGCCACCGATGGGAAGGCCCGCACCGGGCTGATCCGCATGCAGCGTGGCGATATCCGCACGCCTGCTTTCATGCCGGTGGGAACCGCGGCGACAGTCAAGGCGATGAAGCCGGAAAGTGTGCGCGCTGCGGGCGCGGATATCATCCTGGGCAATACCTATCACCTTATGCTGAGACCGGGTGCGGAGCGGGTCGCGCGGCTAGGCGGTCTGCACAAGTTTATGAACTGGGACCGCCCCATCCTGACCGACAGTGGCGGCTACCAGGTGATGAGCCTGAGCGATCTGCGCAAGCTGAGCGAACAAGGTGTTGAGTTTCGGAGCCATATCGACGGCTCGAAGCACATGCTCACCCCGGAAAGATCGATGGAAATCCAGCGCCTGCTGGGGTCGGACATCGTCATGGCCTTTGATGAATGCCCCCGCGCCGATCAGCCCCGCGATATGATTGCCCGGAGCATGGAGCTCTCCATGCGCTGGGCCAGGCGCAGCCGCGATGGGTTCGATGCTGGCAAGGAGCATGCCGAACGGGCTGCCTTGTTTGGCATACAACAGGGCGCGCTCGATGAAGGGCTTCGGCGGGAAAGCGCGCAGAAACTCACCGAGATCGGCTTTGACGGTTATGCCATCGGTGGCCTTGCGGTGGGCGAGGGACAGGAAGCAATGTTCGCCACGCTAGACTTCGCGCCAGGCCAGCTGCCTGACGATCGCCCGCGCTACCTGATGGGGGTGGGGAAACCCGACGATCTTGTCGGTGCGGTCGAACGCGGGGTGGACATGTTCGATTGCGTGCTGCCAAGCCGCTCGGGCCGCAACGGCCAGGCTTTCACCTGGAACGGCCCGCTCAACCTGCGCAATGCGCGCTTCGCCGAGGATCAGGAGCCTCTCGACAGCCGTTGCCAGTGCCCGACCTGCTCAACCTATAGCCGTGCCTATCTCCATCATCTCGTAAAGTCTCAGGAGATACTTGGGGCTATGCTCATGACCGACCATAACATCGGCTTCTACCAGCAATTGATGCAAGCCATGCGCGATGCCATTTCGGACGCTCGATTTGGCGCCTTTGCAGCGCAGTTCCGCCAGGAATACCTGAACCGGGAAGACTAA
- a CDS encoding alpha/beta hydrolase family protein codes for MRSSFSLAAIAAVLSAAPAVGQTLAEDAAAFGARQSVAEISISPSGDKILYIQPGNQSDETIYVVDLASGGAPKGIITMNEATARLSWCQWATDERIVCEIFGTADAGGLLLSFTRVISIAADGSDTEMLTPTQTYKTMGVLQDGGDVIALEANGNPGEVLMTKRYIKEDSRNTRLFNDKEGLGVDRVDVVNGKGRAVEDAALRAVSYMADEEGRVRIMLAGDTRASGYDGSEYRYLYRKKDSKEWLPLSSIDASGPLEVGFRPLAIDSAKNVVYGIDRKDGYDALFAFSLDGTETKTEVLSIDGIDVDGIAQIGRQRRVVGANFATEKSYTRYFDEELSKLAGAFAKALPGDPQITIADASADENELVLIASSDTNPGKAYLFEKDTRSLSELLDLRLPLVGREMGAMKPITYTAADGTEVPGYLTLPPGSDGKNLPTIVMPHGGPGSRDVWGFDWLVQFFAARGYAVMQPNFRGSAGYGSDWFGKNGFQAWDTAIGDVNDAGRWLVAQGIADPTKLAAVGWSYGGYAALQSQVVDPDLYKAVVAIAPVSDLELLREENRKYTSYSYWDRVIGNGPHVAAGSPARHADRFKAPVLLVHGTFDQNTSVAQSKLMEDRLQSAGKSVDYLEFDGLDHNIVHSQARGIMLKRIGEFLEGSLQ; via the coding sequence ATGCGTTCTTCGTTCTCGCTCGCTGCGATTGCAGCTGTACTTTCGGCTGCACCGGCGGTTGGCCAGACGCTGGCGGAAGACGCCGCCGCGTTCGGCGCGCGCCAATCGGTCGCGGAGATCTCGATCTCACCCTCTGGGGACAAGATCCTTTATATCCAGCCCGGCAACCAGTCCGATGAAACGATCTATGTCGTTGACCTGGCAAGCGGTGGAGCCCCCAAGGGGATCATCACCATGAATGAAGCCACGGCGCGGCTTAGCTGGTGCCAATGGGCTACAGACGAGCGGATCGTGTGCGAGATTTTTGGCACGGCCGACGCGGGGGGACTGCTGCTCAGCTTTACCCGGGTGATATCGATCGCAGCAGACGGATCCGATACCGAGATGCTCACACCAACGCAGACCTACAAGACCATGGGTGTCCTGCAGGATGGCGGCGACGTGATTGCGTTGGAGGCCAATGGTAATCCGGGTGAGGTCCTGATGACCAAACGCTACATCAAGGAAGACAGCCGCAACACGCGCTTGTTCAACGACAAGGAAGGTCTGGGCGTCGATCGCGTCGACGTGGTCAACGGCAAGGGACGCGCTGTGGAAGATGCTGCGTTGCGCGCAGTGTCCTACATGGCCGATGAAGAGGGGCGGGTGCGGATCATGCTGGCAGGCGACACCCGTGCCAGCGGCTATGATGGCAGCGAATATCGCTACCTCTATCGCAAGAAGGATTCGAAGGAATGGCTGCCGCTTTCCAGCATCGATGCCTCCGGGCCGCTCGAAGTCGGTTTCCGTCCGCTTGCCATCGATAGTGCCAAGAATGTGGTCTACGGCATTGATCGCAAGGATGGCTATGACGCGCTATTTGCCTTCTCGCTCGACGGGACGGAAACCAAGACCGAAGTCCTTTCTATCGATGGTATCGACGTAGATGGAATTGCACAGATTGGCCGGCAGCGCCGGGTCGTCGGTGCCAATTTCGCGACCGAGAAATCTTACACTCGCTATTTCGACGAGGAACTGAGCAAGCTCGCCGGCGCATTTGCCAAGGCGCTGCCTGGCGACCCTCAGATCACCATTGCTGATGCCAGCGCAGACGAGAACGAGCTTGTCCTCATCGCATCGAGCGATACCAATCCCGGAAAGGCCTACCTGTTCGAGAAAGACACACGGTCTTTGAGCGAGTTGCTCGACCTGCGCTTGCCTTTGGTAGGGCGCGAGATGGGAGCGATGAAACCCATCACCTATACCGCAGCCGACGGCACGGAAGTGCCCGGGTACCTCACCCTGCCGCCAGGCAGCGATGGGAAGAACTTGCCAACCATTGTCATGCCGCACGGCGGCCCCGGTTCCCGCGATGTTTGGGGGTTCGACTGGCTGGTGCAGTTCTTCGCGGCGCGCGGTTATGCCGTGATGCAACCCAATTTCCGCGGCTCTGCCGGTTACGGTTCCGACTGGTTCGGAAAGAATGGTTTCCAGGCATGGGATACCGCTATTGGGGATGTGAATGATGCCGGGCGCTGGCTCGTAGCTCAAGGCATTGCCGACCCTACCAAGCTGGCTGCCGTGGGATGGTCTTACGGCGGCTATGCCGCGCTCCAGTCGCAAGTTGTGGATCCGGACCTTTACAAGGCAGTGGTTGCAATTGCGCCCGTGTCCGACCTTGAACTGTTGCGTGAGGAGAACCGCAAGTACACCAGCTATAGCTACTGGGACCGCGTGATCGGTAACGGGCCCCACGTCGCGGCTGGCTCGCCGGCTCGTCATGCCGACCGGTTCAAGGCTCCGGTCCTGCTGGTCCATGGGACGTTTGACCAGAACACCAGCGTGGCACAGTCTAAGCTGATGGAGGACCGCCTCCAGAGCGCAGGCAAGAGTGTCGATTACCTCGAGTTCGATGGGCTCGATCACAACATCGTACATAGCCAGGCGCGCGGGATAATGCTCAAGAGGATCGGCGAATTCCTCGAGGGTTCGCTGCAATGA
- a CDS encoding alpha/beta hydrolase family protein: MRRLVRAVRWPASLLVAGLTVQLSAETLQESAEKFGARSSVLDVSLSPSGNKVAWIAPGPTNEEVLHVVDLAGDGAMRTILNNTGPDVDLTQCDWATETRLVCEIEGILVRTDGVLLGLSRLFAVDDDGSNVEVLSERTSSRAFGTVQDGGTIVALDLPGEEDGILMTRQYVEEATTGSRFGSDKSGLGLDRVDISNGRKRAVEQPDDRNVRYVADQFGNVRIRVWRLIDSYDGYQTGDIVYFYRDIGEKTWTRLGDVTIDGNPGARFTPVAVDADRNLAYGFTTINGFDAIAELPLDGSGQGKVLMKRGDVDVDRLIRIGRQRRVVGASYATEKRAIQYFDPALAELARQLGEVLPGKPLVDIVSASADENILLLVASSDTDPGMVYLYDRTALTLEPLLPMRDALVDQSLGAMQPVSFPAADGTMIPGYLTLPPGSEGKNLPAVVLPHGGPGARDEWGFDWLVQFFAARGYAVLQPNFRGSAGYGEDWFGRNGFQAWETAVGDVNDAGRWLVSQGIADPSKLAIAGWSYGGYAALQSQVLDPSLYKAVVAIAPVTDLDYLREEARAYRNFELVDEFIGRGDHVAAGSPARHAKGFSAPVLLVHGTLDQNVEVRQSRLMKDRLEDAGKRVDYVEFKDLEHSLKDSKARARMLKRIGEFLERSLES, from the coding sequence ATGAGGCGACTCGTTCGCGCGGTCCGCTGGCCCGCATCGCTTCTGGTCGCTGGCCTCACGGTCCAGTTATCGGCTGAAACGCTGCAGGAAAGTGCTGAGAAGTTTGGCGCCCGATCATCGGTGCTGGACGTCAGCCTGTCCCCGTCTGGCAACAAGGTTGCCTGGATCGCTCCTGGACCAACGAACGAAGAGGTCCTCCACGTGGTCGATCTTGCCGGCGACGGGGCCATGCGCACAATCCTCAACAACACCGGCCCTGATGTAGACCTGACGCAATGCGACTGGGCGACCGAAACCAGGCTGGTGTGCGAAATCGAAGGTATCCTCGTCCGGACCGATGGAGTGCTTCTCGGGCTATCGCGGCTCTTCGCCGTCGATGACGATGGATCCAATGTCGAGGTGCTGAGCGAACGAACGAGCTCGCGCGCGTTTGGCACCGTGCAAGATGGTGGTACCATTGTAGCGCTGGATCTACCCGGCGAGGAAGACGGCATCCTGATGACCCGGCAATATGTCGAAGAGGCCACGACCGGCTCTCGCTTCGGCAGTGACAAGTCGGGCTTGGGTCTCGACCGGGTGGACATATCGAACGGCCGCAAGCGTGCTGTCGAACAGCCGGACGATCGCAATGTGCGTTATGTGGCCGATCAGTTTGGGAATGTCCGCATCCGGGTCTGGCGACTGATCGATTCCTACGATGGCTACCAGACGGGTGATATCGTCTATTTCTATCGCGATATTGGCGAGAAGACGTGGACCAGGCTCGGTGATGTCACGATTGACGGAAACCCCGGCGCGCGCTTCACGCCGGTCGCGGTCGATGCAGATCGCAACCTGGCGTATGGTTTTACGACCATCAACGGATTCGATGCCATTGCCGAGCTCCCGCTTGACGGAAGCGGGCAGGGCAAGGTGTTGATGAAGCGGGGCGATGTCGACGTCGACCGCCTGATCCGCATCGGTCGCCAGCGCCGCGTTGTCGGTGCCAGCTACGCCACGGAGAAACGGGCTATCCAGTACTTTGATCCGGCGCTGGCCGAACTCGCCAGGCAACTGGGAGAAGTCCTGCCCGGAAAACCGCTCGTCGATATCGTAAGCGCGAGTGCTGACGAGAACATCCTGCTGCTGGTGGCATCGAGCGATACCGATCCCGGCATGGTGTACCTGTATGACCGGACAGCGCTGACGCTAGAACCTCTGTTGCCCATGCGCGATGCGCTGGTTGATCAATCGCTCGGGGCCATGCAACCGGTGAGCTTTCCCGCCGCCGATGGTACTATGATCCCCGGCTATCTTACCTTGCCGCCAGGTTCCGAAGGCAAGAACCTTCCTGCGGTCGTCCTGCCGCATGGCGGGCCCGGTGCACGTGACGAATGGGGTTTCGACTGGCTGGTCCAGTTCTTTGCGGCTCGCGGCTATGCCGTGCTTCAGCCCAACTTTCGCGGCTCTGCCGGCTACGGGGAAGACTGGTTTGGGCGCAACGGCTTCCAGGCATGGGAAACCGCCGTTGGTGATGTGAATGACGCAGGAAGATGGCTTGTGTCGCAAGGTATCGCGGACCCGTCAAAGCTGGCTATCGCTGGATGGTCCTATGGCGGCTACGCAGCGTTGCAATCACAAGTGCTTGACCCTTCACTGTACAAAGCTGTGGTAGCGATCGCGCCGGTTACCGATCTCGATTACTTGCGAGAGGAAGCGAGAGCCTATCGCAATTTCGAGCTGGTGGACGAGTTTATCGGGCGTGGCGACCATGTCGCAGCAGGCAGTCCTGCGCGCCACGCCAAGGGTTTTTCCGCGCCGGTTTTGCTGGTCCACGGCACGCTCGACCAAAATGTCGAAGTTCGTCAGTCACGCTTGATGAAGGACCGTCTGGAAGATGCGGGCAAACGCGTCGACTATGTCGAGTTCAAGGATTTGGAGCACAGCCTGAAAGATAGCAAGGCGCGTGCAAGGATGCTAAAGAGGATCGGGGAATTCCTCGAACGGAGCCTGGAAAGCTGA
- a CDS encoding NAD(P)H-dependent oxidoreductase, with translation MRVVLIDGHPDESRLTSALLDIYEAALPSGSDIVRIAVRDLDFTPNLRFGYARRTPWEPDISRLAEELDACDHLVVCFPMWWGAEPAIVKGLLDRLLLPGFTFAYHSDDPWWDRLMAGRSADAIITMDTPRIFLRFAYGDSIVRRWRKQVLDFCGFKPARVLPLGPVKQGSAEKNWVKWTAKIEKLARTAGPSKPQEKAARLEGFLQQSKAASTSA, from the coding sequence ATGCGTGTGGTCTTGATCGACGGTCACCCTGATGAGAGCCGGCTAACGTCTGCATTGCTTGATATCTACGAGGCTGCGCTCCCGTCTGGATCCGACATTGTACGAATTGCGGTGCGCGACCTCGATTTCACGCCCAACCTGCGGTTCGGCTACGCCAGGCGAACGCCCTGGGAACCCGATATCTCACGACTGGCTGAAGAGCTTGATGCCTGTGACCATCTCGTCGTTTGCTTCCCGATGTGGTGGGGTGCCGAACCCGCCATCGTCAAAGGGTTGCTCGATCGTTTGCTTCTGCCTGGTTTCACGTTTGCCTATCATAGCGATGACCCGTGGTGGGACCGGCTGATGGCGGGGCGTTCGGCTGATGCCATTATCACCATGGACACGCCGCGGATCTTCCTGCGTTTTGCCTATGGCGATTCCATCGTTCGCCGTTGGCGCAAGCAGGTGCTCGACTTTTGCGGTTTCAAGCCTGCGCGCGTACTGCCACTGGGCCCGGTCAAACAGGGCTCGGCCGAGAAGAACTGGGTCAAATGGACCGCTAAGATCGAAAAGCTGGCGCGAACAGCCGGACCTAGCAAGCCCCAGGAAAAAGCTGCCCGCTTGGAAGGTTTCCTCCAGCAGTCAAAGGCAGCTTCGACCAGCGCCTAA
- the rpsD gene encoding 30S ribosomal protein S4 → MSKRKSAKYKLDRRMGENIWGRPNSPVNKRSYGPGQHGQRRKGKMSDFGLQLRAKQKLKGYYGDVTEKQFRRTYAEASRMKGDTGQNLIGLLEQRLDMVVYRAKFAPTVFAARQIVNHGHIYLNGVKTNIPSARVKVGDVVSLGNKAKEMALVIEAQSLPERDIPDYVAPDGNDKVTFTRVPKLDEVPYPVTMEPNLVVEFYSR, encoded by the coding sequence ATGTCGAAGCGCAAGAGCGCCAAGTACAAACTTGACCGTCGTATGGGCGAAAACATCTGGGGTCGCCCGAATTCCCCCGTCAACAAGCGTTCCTACGGCCCGGGCCAGCACGGCCAGCGCCGCAAGGGCAAGATGAGCGACTTCGGCCTGCAGCTGCGCGCCAAGCAGAAGCTCAAGGGCTATTACGGCGATGTGACGGAAAAGCAGTTCCGCCGCACCTATGCCGAAGCCAGCCGCATGAAGGGTGACACCGGTCAGAACCTGATCGGCCTGCTTGAGCAGCGTCTCGACATGGTCGTCTACCGCGCCAAGTTTGCGCCGACCGTCTTTGCCGCTCGCCAGATCGTCAACCACGGCCACATCTACCTGAACGGCGTGAAGACCAACATCCCTAGCGCACGCGTCAAGGTCGGCGACGTCGTCAGCCTCGGCAACAAGGCCAAGGAAATGGCTCTCGTCATCGAAGCGCAGAGCCTGCCCGAGCGGGACATTCCGGACTACGTCGCTCCTGACGGCAACGACAAGGTGACCTTCACCCGCGTGCCCAAGCTCGACGAAGTGCCTTACCCGGTCACCATGGAACCGAACCTCGTGGTCGAGTTCTACTCGCGCTAA
- a CDS encoding RNA methyltransferase, translated as MNLAGKPIIVLVRPQLGENIGKAARAMRNFGLTELRLVAPRDGWPNPDAGPSAAGADDVLVAAQVYETTAEAVADCANIYATTVRKRGVTKPVATPEEAAKAIHTEPGRSAILFGPERSGLETDDVALARAILTVPIDPDFGSLNLAQAVILCAYEWSKGAQLVQPTQEELMPPAPQAELDGLVDHLERMLRPKGYFMPASREAATRLTLRNVLTKPGWNHLEIRTLRGVLSSLQRSDRERPDPDDVCAQDT; from the coding sequence GTGAACTTGGCGGGGAAACCGATCATCGTCCTCGTTCGCCCCCAGCTGGGCGAGAATATCGGCAAGGCAGCCCGCGCCATGCGAAACTTCGGGTTGACCGAGTTGCGCCTGGTAGCACCGCGGGATGGCTGGCCCAATCCCGATGCCGGCCCGTCGGCCGCCGGTGCCGATGATGTACTAGTGGCCGCGCAAGTGTATGAGACAACGGCTGAAGCTGTTGCGGATTGCGCGAATATCTATGCCACGACAGTGCGTAAACGAGGCGTGACCAAGCCTGTCGCCACTCCGGAGGAAGCTGCGAAGGCTATCCACACCGAACCGGGCCGGTCGGCGATCCTGTTCGGACCCGAAAGATCAGGTCTCGAGACAGATGATGTCGCACTCGCCCGCGCTATTTTGACCGTGCCGATCGACCCCGATTTCGGCTCGCTCAACCTCGCGCAGGCGGTCATCCTGTGTGCATACGAGTGGTCAAAGGGTGCACAATTGGTTCAACCAACACAAGAAGAGCTCATGCCGCCCGCCCCGCAGGCAGAGCTTGACGGATTGGTCGACCATCTCGAGCGCATGTTGCGGCCGAAAGGCTATTTCATGCCCGCATCGCGCGAAGCGGCTACGCGGCTTACCTTGCGCAACGTTCTCACCAAGCCTGGTTGGAATCATCTTGAGATTCGGACCTTGCGAGGAGTCCTGTCATCGTTGCAGCGATCCGACCGGGAACGCCCCGACCCAGATGACGTTTGTGCGCAAGACACCTAA
- the nrdR gene encoding transcriptional regulator NrdR — translation MRCPFCAHDDSQVKDSRPAEDNAAIRRRRQCSSCGARFTTFERVQLRDVTVVKSGDRREPFERAKLEQSVSLACRKRGVTQEQIDQLVSGIQRQVETAGDNEMPSARIGEMVMDGLRQIDSVAYIRFASVYRDFSEARDFEEFASTVQEAAAGKE, via the coding sequence ATGCGCTGTCCTTTCTGTGCGCATGACGACAGCCAGGTAAAGGATTCGCGGCCCGCAGAGGATAACGCCGCGATCCGTCGCCGGCGCCAGTGTTCCAGCTGCGGTGCACGCTTCACCACTTTCGAACGCGTGCAACTGCGCGACGTCACCGTGGTCAAGTCGGGCGACCGACGTGAACCCTTCGAACGTGCCAAGCTGGAGCAATCGGTTTCCCTGGCTTGTCGCAAGCGTGGCGTAACGCAGGAACAGATCGACCAGCTCGTATCCGGCATCCAGCGACAGGTGGAAACTGCCGGAGATAATGAGATGCCATCAGCCCGGATCGGGGAGATGGTGATGGACGGCCTGCGACAGATCGACAGCGTGGCCTATATTCGTTTCGCCAGCGTCTATCGCGATTTCAGCGAGGCGCGAGACTTTGAAGAATTTGCCAGTACCGTGCAGGAAGCGGCAGCGGGGAAAGAGTGA